In Lolium perenne isolate Kyuss_39 chromosome 5, Kyuss_2.0, whole genome shotgun sequence, the sequence AAGTTCAGAGTTGCTATTTCTACATGTAAGTCATTGTAGGAGCCATCTAGTTTTAATTAGATGTAGGCAGATAAAACTGAAAAGGACAGACTTGTTACGAATCACTGAACGCAACAGATCACAACACGATACTACGACCTAGGCGCACTAGCAGCTAACTTGTCTAATTTTCCTAACTGAAGTTTGACTATCAGATTAACAAATGACACAAAGTAGAGATGCATACACGCCGTTAAAATGTGTACAAGTTTACCCAGCAAAATCTGGTGATTAAAATGTAACAGCGAGGAGAGAGTTGGGATGACAGATGTACCTTGACAAATTCCAAAAGCTGAGACCATGTGTCCCTTGAGATGGCTTTGTTATGCCTGACCTGAATTTCGGTAAAACCACACCATCTTACACCAGTAACATAATGGGAATATCGAGACCACAATGACACATAACACAATGATCTGAAAATGGGATCAGATAGAGCTGCCATTTATGACACACCTGTACAAACTGACACCAATGATCAATTAGGGGCCAGTGCCTTTCAGCAAATAGCAACCTCCACATTCCAATAGCTGTCTCCAGTGCAAGAGATTTTTGGCCCTGCAAAATCAAGGGAATGTTGTAGGAAAGTATACATAGAGAACATCAAAATATTATTTATGATTGAAAAATAAGGTGCCAATTAAGACAAGGCCAACCTTTTCCCTAGCCCAAGCAAATGCAAAGTTGTAAATCTCACGGAACTTTTCTGGAAGACAAATACACAGGTTAGAACTTAAAACTTAGACATTGATGAATTCATTTCCCGCTATAGTATATTTTAATAGTACGTTCAATTTATGTGCAGTTCATATGAACTGGAATCAAGGGTGCTAAAGTACGTAGCCAAGTAGGACAAATATCCAGTTTCACATAAAAAAGGAAGCTTACGATCATCTTTTATCTCAGCCCGCAGTGACGGTAGTTTCTCATGGAGTTTCTCGATTGAATCTGCCCTGCAAACAACACAAGGAAATGATCAAAACAGAGAGAAAATTGCAGCATTGCAACAATATGTAAACTAGAAAATACCGCCCTTTGGAGAAGATAACATGTTGTGACAGTGCGTAATGGAATAATATTTTCCAGTTCAGTGCTATTAAGCAATAACCCTAATATCTACAGGCGTAATTTACAAGAGTTTTGAATAATCACAAACTTAACGATTATGAATGCAAATAGCACTCACCCAATTGACTGCAGACCATCAATGAATTCCTGACGAGTAAATTCACACATAGTGGCCGCTTTCATGTGCCATGATATGACAAGCTGTTAACAGCATAAATAGATGGGTAATAACAATGACGGACTGAAGATCACAGTATTAACTTGAAAACAAAGAAAAGGAAGGTTGCTGCAAATTAGAAAAAAGAAGCATGTGCTTATATCAAATATCAAACCGAAGTAACTTCAAATGGTGGAAGCTGCAGGAGTAGGTGCCACAAAAACTAGTTTACACTCAAACAGAGACTTCAATACAAAGAAAAGGCAGGCCAATGCAAATTAGGGAAAAAAAAGTGCTTATATCAAGTATCAAACATAAAACGAATTAACTTCGAATggtggcagcagcagcagcaggagcaggTGACACAAAATCTAGTTTACACTCAAACAGAAAACTTAACTAGAGAGAAAATAAAGCAGGTCGCTGCAAATTAGGGAAAAAAAACATGTGCCTATATCAAATATCAAAAGAAAACGAATTAACTTCAAATGGTGGCAGCTACAGAAGCAGGTCCACAAAAACTAGTTTACACTCAAACAGAAGAGAACACAACGGTTTACTCCAAAAGAACTGAATCACATACCATGACAACATCCTGAGGATCTACCTGGAAAACAATCAAATGACATATATACATTAGAAACTTGTAGAGTCAATGTGATGGTGTTACTAAAGATAATGAGAAAAAAAAAGTATACCCATCTATCCCAACTCCTAAGACGAAACAAAATATACGATGAAGCACAATAGTAACAGCACCATTTAATTTGACCCCTAAAAAGTGAAGATTCCCCCATATATACCATGTAAATGGACAATTGAACTTCAGTTTGGTTATTGGCCACAGAGAATAGGGTAATCCAACAAATACATACAGAGAGAAGATAATTTGCTAATATCTGATCTAAAAACATCCTAATATCTTAAGTAAACAACATCCTGCTAACTAATAAAATCCATCTATTCATCACCAGTTAGATTGTAGCAATTATCCAATATATAAGAAACTATCCAATGCCATACAGTAGCAATTATCCAATATGAAAGCTGCCTCAAAATTTCCTTCCCCAGACCCTGCTTAAAGGGGTATGCCCTTTAAAAGAATTATATGGTGGACAAGACATGCTCAAATGTAACTGGAGACTAAAAGAGAGTGAGGGGGAAAAAAGATGTTCCTACCAGCAGATCATTGCAAAGTTGTGATGTGCCCTCCACCATGATCATATCAGCATCACGTTCTGACAACGAAACAAGATACATTCATATATTAAATAAATTTGCAAACAGAATGAAAAATGGAACAAATCAAAACTGAATGTACAAATGCTAGCGTCGcaactcattctcagaaaactatTAGATTGATCAATGCAATGAAATTTGATACCTTTATATCTGTTGTAAAGATCTTCAAGCTGCCGAGAATTGGTCACAGAAATCTGTGGCTGGCTATAGAAATAATCAAAAGCTCCTTCCAAGTGCCAATCGCTAGCTTTCAGTGCCTGAAGGGCAACCTTCTCGCTGCATCATCAGATAACACAATCACTTGCTGTTCTAAGGACAAAAATAAAATTGTGACAACTGGACTCCTTAGTCCTTAAAGACAGTGAGCAGAAGAATTTGATAGGCTCATAAGTAATCTTTTATGTTGACATCCAACAATTTCATTTCATATCCCTGGTCAGTATCTGTTATGCACTTCAAGACTTGCAGTGCTGAGTTGTATGAGCCCAAACGATAGATTCAGTAAGTTCAACATTGATATTACTGTATCGTATTTCCAAGTTGTTAGCAAGTTACCAACTAACTTTATAGCTATGTACGACATCAGCATCACCACTTACGAAGTTGCTATAATTAATATAGAGAAACAAGGATCTATAATAACTAAACAAACAAGTGACAACCAAATCTCAGTCCAAATATTAAAGATAATTATATACCTTGCGCCAGTTATGGCCATGAACTGCTGCACCTTGTCACGGCTTCCTCTTCCCAGCTTATGCTGCAAACAATAAGGACAGAAAAATTAAATTAAGCAAACATTATCCCACAGCCTATGTTGCCAAGACACTGGAGTGCCACAGTGATTGAACCAACTAGTTCAACAGCAGACAGACTATCTTTCTACTTATAAAGATTCAAGTTTGTGATCGTCGGTTCACTCATTTTCTAGCCTTTCTCGTCTAAACCCTGACAAGTGCGAGCATACAACCTACAAGCATAGCAGCAAGCCAGCAAGCCAGCAAGCTACCGCCTCCACCACTGCACGCAATAAATGAAGCATGAAAGTGAATTCATTTGACGTCTAACTTGAATAAACTATGATTTACATCTATTTTTTCCAAAGCATAGCTTGGGACTGCAGAAATGTAATGGATAATCTGGTTTTTATATGTTTATTCTACACTGGTATAGTGTAAGCATGAAACATGGAAAGGACACCTTAAAAATGACCCCAAGCACTAAGAAATGCGGAAACGAAGAACCCACCGTTCAAATACAGACTCAAAATCCACCATCTTCTCAATCTAGCGACTTATCGAATCCACAACAGAAAAACCTAGCACTCGATAGCGAGCCATACTTCCGGTTTGGCCTGGTAATAGACTCCGTTGCTACCCAAATTCGGCGGCGATTGTTTGCAGGGCAGGACGGTATGCACAGAAAGTAGATGCGAAATAGCTTACCATGGCTACGGATGGACGAGGATGAGGGTCGTCGCCTGCGTAGATCTGCCGACGGCCGAGAGGGGGAGCAAGGAGGACGGGATGGCCGTCGATCTGGTCGCGGACAAGGATGGGGCGGCAACCTATCGCCGGGCCGACGCTGGAGAGGGTCGCCGGGAGACGCGACAGCGAGAGGGGAGCTGGGAGGCGTCGGCCCTGTGGGAGAGGCCAGGTTCTATCTAGGTCACCAAGGGTGGTCGCATCCACTGCCGAATGATGATATTGGACTTGGGCCGTGTGCTCGTGTCCAGTGTCGAGTCGTGTTGGTATCTTTTCCCTACAATGTCAGCAGCTGAACAGCTATTCCAATTTTAGAGTGATGAAAATGCAATGCAATGCATTGATGGAGAAGACTTAGGTAGGATCAGATCTTAGATAGGATTTATGAGATTAATTTTTTGCAAAGACAAAACATGTTTAAAACTTCTGAAAAAAAAAAGACAACACACATCTATGTTATATATGCAATGCCAAAAATTTGTAACTTCAAATTCGATATACACTTAGAGAgacaaaaaagataaatctgggtgtgaatagtgtgaaatactattcaaccagatctgacactattcacaacagaatttgtcttttttgtttctccaaGTGTAGATTAGTTTTTGAGCTGAATTTTTTTGGAGTTGTAGATACAACCTATATGCATCTTGctaattattttcagattttttcgcatagCAAAAGTATGATTTCTCTAAATTGATCCTATGATCCTACCTAATGGGGAGATCCTATACAAGTCTCCCCCATGCATTGATCGTCCTTCAACGTGCTGCTCAACTCTCCCAAACCATAGATGCGAAGAAAGGGTTGAATAAAACCTCTGTAAATTTTTGTAAAGCTTAATGTTGATGCTCCTTTCGATGCGGATGTTCTCCGTGATTCATGACAGTTGCGAAACCTTCGTTGCCACGAGCAACAATAACCCGGAGTTTGTCTATGATGTAATGTCGGTCCAGATACACGTCTTGAAACATGGTGTAATTTTGGCTCAATCTAGGTGATGCAACATTATATGTTATTTAATGTGGTCCAATCAATGAATAGGGAGGCTAAATGGAGTTTCCGCTGCAACCCTTGGTGATTGTTATCAACTGGCATTCGAATTTCGAAATGTTCGGTTTGAATAAATTTTCCGTGAAGCAAATTCGGTATCTCATGAATTAGCTAGGCTAGCCTACGGGGTCTGTCCAAGTCTGGTTGGATGAGCCCCGAGATTCCATTGTACAATGATGTAACTTCTATTCTGAATGAATAAAGAGGTATAACTATGTAAAAAAAAACTCGTTGGCTATGTCTAAGATGATCCTTAAACTTGGAAAGTTATCTGATATGGTCCATAATCTCGTTTAATATGTCCACATACGTGTTCTAATGTGGATTGGCCCATGTATTTTGTTGATGTGTCGTTGTATTGGTCCAATAGAGCATGGTTTCTAGGGCGATTCCCATTAGAGTGTGGTTGTTTATCGGGTTGACGGTCTACGGGAAGATTTGTAGTTCATGTATCACTTCCCTTTGTGTACgtgtgataaggggtggcccgatcttctcagtaagcgaggtGGTAGATGATGAACTCGATGGTGATGTCGATGAATATGGTGGAAGATAACTTCCATGACGTTGTCGATATCTCTCGATTGATCCCTGcagccaatgcaacaactctcaaccctgcaagatattcgctacttaacacacttgcgcacgtagtagCCGATCACGAAGCGGTTAAcatcttctaattcccaatggaatagTAGATCATACAAATTTCAGTTGCAAAGCAATCTGTCTGGAAACTAGGATTTtgtttaaacgtggtctaaacctaaaaGACACGACTTACAAGCATATGTAAAGGCTATTGGATGTCCAACATAGGGTTGGGGTCGAaatctatcatatatatctcTAACTTTCTTAAATTGAAAATCATATATCTGGAAACTAGCAGAAATGACCGATGACTTGTTTCCATCACCACGGCCGGTACGTGACGAATCGGTATATGAGGGCCTACCCATTGTAAAGTACATGGAATTATCTTTCCAAAAAAATGCTTATTTTCCTGATTCAGAGTTGGTACGAAGAAACCACGTCCGTTTCAAATTCGGAACTTATGTCTATCCGAATCACATCAGAACTAATTTTAACTTGGTCGGTAGTGCCATTGGGTGACCTCCTTCCATGTTCCgtctgcctccctctcctccctcgcgcatccatgagttgtcttcatgtccagctcctctTGTTGCTCCTCTTCTTCCCGTGTGTCGCTTGTTCTTCCATGAAACCTAATCATACATGAATGCATAAACTTAGGCAGTATGATGCTCTCATCAAACAAAGCTTTCAACCAGGAAGGAATTCAGCTTATAATAAATGTCAAATAGATTTAATATTTCTTTCCAGTCAAGCATGTACAATCATCATATTCCATGAGTGTGTCATCATCAACGTGGGTTATAAATACCCTACATCCCCTCCTATCTAGGATTAGACAATAATTTGGATCAAAGAGCTTTGGCCGTACTTCCCATAGTGAAATACAAGACCCCTCCCATTGCTGGATTGACTTCAAGATCTCTTTGTAACCAATGTTTCCTTCGAGATTCAACTGGATCGATGGACTGACTATTAGGAGAAGACGTTTTATCAAGAATGGGTTGACTGAGTTGTGGAGATCCAAATAGTTATACCTGGTATTTGCACTTGGGTGCTTCAAATCTAGTCATGTTTGCTAGTTACCCATTTCCTTTACTTTGCAATTTCCCCTATGTTATGTATGTTCTTTGGTTTCCCTTTTCTGTGCCTTGGTTGAATCATGAGGATCGGGACCTCAACATGTATAGCCTTCACTAGGCGACGCAATTAAGATTTAAGAACATGTTTCACACATGCACTTAGGGTTGGTGTGTGTCAACTATATATTTTCACAAACTAGCATGTAAGGAGATGCttcttttatgtttatgtggaccTCGCTTTCTCTTCCATGGCCATTTTTCTATCATCTTTCATACCTCATGTACTCCAAAGTATGAACGCGAAAGGAAAAAATGTGAAATATATCCTTCTCCCTCATTGAATAAAAATTGTTACAACCCATAGATTGACGCGCACACATCTACCAAACAATACCCAATACATTCTCTCACATAGAATGTGACCGGTGTGCTACCAAGATCATACAAAATTGACCAGCTCATATTTATGAGGGCACTTCCTTGCCTTGTAGAAGATGTGCCATGTTTCGTCCAAGGCTTCGGTGATGCTGATGCGGTTCAGTTGTCTCCTTAGGTGCATTGTGTTGAGGCGGGTGCCCTACTGCACCCGTGTAGTCCACCGTAAAAAGTTCCTCAAACGGACGGCCTGAACAAAAATTAAAATATTAACCCAAAACATTGCCGTATTTAGCAACATCGAACAAAAATACAAATTCCGCTTCCATATTGCTTACCGTGTGCCAGAGGAGGATGGATTGGGGTCGAGCTGGGAGCCAAGTCGGCCTTGTTTACTGCAATATAATTTTCCCGATAAGTTAAAGTACCTATTTTGGCAAGGCAATTAGTAGAACAACATTATAAAAATCAGTAGGGTGTGATTGCCAAAGATTTAAATGATTGTCGTTCAATCTATAAATTGTTCAAGAAAAATAAAGTACCTGGTCGAAAACTTTCGTGCCGTATGGCTAGTGCAGGGAAGGAACACACAGAGACAAAAAGGAAAATGAAAACTAGGTGGCAAAAGTGGTTCTTCATTTTTCTTCTGGATGACTGGATGCACCtttgcctttcctttcttcctgaTTTTTCTTGCAGTGTCGAAGTTACCTAATACGTGTGATGATGAACGATGATACAACCGTGGCTCCGTGAGTAGTATATATACACCCAGAAGGCAGACACGCACAAGGCTTTGGAGTGTTTCAGTGTGAAACGTTCTAGAAGTTCATTTTTGGAAGGTTAATCATTTTGGATTGTGATTATCGGTTATATTCTCCATAGATTTCATGGATCTTGCTGCTGGTTGCAATCACGCGTGATACGATATCAATAGCGAGGGATCCTATCTAGATCTATCGATATCAGTAATAACTACTCTATAAAAAACAAATAATGACAAGGATATTTTTTCGCAAAATAAAAATCTTCTAATATTTTTAGTGCACACCATTTCCGCGGCAAGAGATAtgctggattttttttttttgagaggatATGCTGGATTGATTTCATATGAATACACTGCCTGGTACGCATTACAAAGATTTCACATGAAAATACACTAGTAGAGTTCTTTTATCTAAGTCACCCGTAACTTTTACATTTACCAAATCCTCATCAACCGGGTTCAGTTTTTTTCTTTCGCGTGTTGGATCTCCATGCAAAATCGTGTGCTGAAAAGTTATGGATAAATCACGGGGGATTAGTGTTCACTATGTTATATTGCACTAGTAgaatgcccgtgcttcgccacggCCCTTTAACGTAGTGTCAAATGCATAAACGTGTAAATAATGCATGCAAATATTAAAGTATATAAAATAAATATATAATACTTATTTAAAGATCCATTTCGCACAATTCATTTTGTAGAAGAGAAATGACTGAATACACTATTTATTAAATCCATGGTCCGTTGACGCGTC encodes:
- the LOC127300699 gene encoding uncharacterized protein, with the translated sequence MHKLGRGSRDKVQQFMAITGASEKVALQALKASDWHLEGAFDYFYSQPQISVTNSRQLEDLYNRYKERDADMIMVEGTSQLCNDLLVDPQDVVMLVISWHMKAATMCEFTRQEFIDGLQSIGADSIEKLHEKLPSLRAEIKDDQKFREIYNFAFAWAREKGQKSLALETAIGMWRLLFAERHWPLIDHWCQFVQVRHNKAISRDTWSQLLEFVKTIDPQLSNYDEEGAWPYLIDEFVEYLTENGCVPRKK